CTTTCATTTTCTCAGTCAATGCAAGGGTGTGAGTAGGGATAACACATTATTTTGATTTGTGAAACACAAGATTTTGATTCGTAGATGGGATTGATCCTCTCAACCTCTACTTTCCTGGGAAGTTTCAGATAGGAAGAAGCTTTGAATGATATCTTCTCATTTATAAAAGGGGAAAGGATAGATCCAACTTAATTATGTATAACCCATATCAGAATCCAATAAAGTGTTCCATGGCGTCCTTCATTAGATTTGTATTGGAAATGTTTGTTGTATGGGTGGCTGTTTCATTCATCTTTGTGATCCCCCTTGCAACAATAGCAGTAGCATctcaatcatcatcatcagcaccaGAAGCCAAGGCTCTACTCAACTGGAAGCCCAGTGTCCTCGACTATTCCGAATTTCCCGATTCCTGGAATTCAAATGATGCAAGCCCATGCAAGTGGGAGGGGATAGCTTGCAATGCAGCTGGAAGAGTTACAGAGATTAACTTAACTTCTGACTACCTCAATACTGAACTCGGCAATTTGAATTTTTCCTCTTTCCAATATCTGCTTCGTCTGTATCTTAGTCATAATGGAATTATGGGAACCATCCCAGAAGACATCGGTATGCTTTCCAAACTTACCCATCTTTACCTGTCTTGGAACAGTATTTCAGGCAAGTTGCCTTCTTCACTAGCTAATCTTACCGGTTTACTTGAGTTGGATGTGTCTTGCAATGAAATAAGTGGAGAAATCCCTCCTACCATAGGTAAGTTGAGCAATCTCAACTTCCTCTGCCTCTCTCAAAACAGGATCAATGGCTCAATACCTCCAGAGATAGGAGACCTCAAAAATCTCAATCAGTTGGACCTAGGAGGTAACATGCTTTCTGGTTCAATACCTACACAGATTGGGAATTTGAGAAATCTAAAAGAGTTATACCTTAGTGAAAATGAGTGTACTGGTTCAATCCCTATAGAAATTGGAGATTTGGGATGGCTGACGCTACTTGATCTTTCGAACAACAAGCTAAGTGGTTCATTACCTGCACAGATTGGGAGTTTGAGGAATCTAAGTGAATTAGACCTAAGTAATAATGAGTTTACTGGTTCAATACCTTCACAGATATGGAATTTAAGAAATCTAGAAAGATTGGAACTAGGAAGTAACTTGCTTTCTGGTTCAATACCTACACAGATTGGGAATTTGAGAAATCTAAAAGGGTTGCAACTAGGAAGTAACATGATTTCTGGTCCAATACCTACAGAGATTGGGAATTTGAGTAATCTCACTGAGTTAGACCTAAGTAATAATGTGTTTACTGGTCCAATCCCTACAGAAATTGGAGATTTGGAACAGCTGACGCTGCTTAATCTTTTAGACAATATGCTAAATGGTTCAATACCTGCACAGATATGGAATTTAAGAAATCTAGAAAGGTTGGAACTAGGAAGTAACTCGCTTTCTGGTTCAATACCTACACAGATTGGGAATTTGAGAAATCTAAAATGGTTGCAACTAGGAAGTAACATGATTTCTGGTCCAATACCTACAGAGATTGGGAATTTGAGTAATCTCACTGAGTTAGACCTAAGTAATAATGTGTTTACTGGTCCAATCCCTACAGAAATTGGAGATTTGGAACAGCTGACGCTGCTTTATCTCATAGACAATATGCTAAATGGTTCAATACCTGCACAGATATGGAATTTAAGAAATCTAGAAACGTTGGAACTAGGACGTAACTCGCTTTCTGGTTCAATACCTACACAGATTGGGAATTTGAGAGATCTAAATGAGTTAGACCTAAGTGGAAATCAGTTTACTGGTTCAATTCCGATGGAAATTGGAGATTTAGAACATCTGACGCGACTTTGTCTTGCACACAACAATCTAAGTGGTTTAATCCCTACACAGATGGGGAAACTCCATTTTGATTCCTTGGATTTGGATATGAGCTACAATGATTTGGAGGGTCCTGTTCCTGATAAAATAGCTTTGGAAACTCCACCAGAAATGTGGAATAATAACAAAGGTTTGTGTAGTAATTATTGGAAGCTCCCATGTAAAAGCAGTGAGAAAAAGATTGAGAAAAGGCTTAAACTCAAGATTCCCATTATTATATCTCTTTCTAGCATCATCATACTTGTTGCATTTGTAACTGTTATTGTCCGGTTCCTTTTCAAACAAAAGTCAATAAATTCCATCACTGATGCAACAAGAACACAAAAAAATGGAGATATATTTTCCATATGGAACTACGACGGGACGATTGCATACAGCGACATCATGGAAGCTACAGAAGAATTTGACATCAAATATTGCATTGGCACTGGAGGTTATGGGAGTGTTTACGTAGCAATGCTACCTACAGGAAAAGTAGTAGCTGTGAAAAAGCTTCATCGAAAAGAAGCTGAAGAGAAAGCCTATGAGAATAGCTTTACTAATGAGATACATGTATTAACAAGAATACGGCATCGAAACATTGTGAAGCTTTATGGATTTTGCTCCCATCCAAGGTGTAATTTTTTAGTTTACGAATATATAGAAAGAGGAAGCTTAGCTTATGTTTtgggaaatgaagaagaagctctGGAATTGGATTGGAGGAAACGTATAAAGGTCATCAAAGGGATCGCTCATGCTTTGTCATACTTGCATCATGATTGCACACCACCATTGATTCATCGGGACATATCGAGCAACAATGTCTTGTTGGATGCGGATCTCGAACCTCATGTTGCTGACTTTGGAACTTCTAGATTTCTAAATCCTAATTCATCCAACCGCACTATACTTGCAGGCACATATGGATATATTGCCCCAGGTAAGTAACcatatcttcttcctttttccatgCTTATAATTCTAAGAACATTGTTATTGTTTGAATCATTCAATCAATTTCACCcaaaaattcaagaattttCCATGTGGATGGGCACACAAAAGCTCACATTAAGGCAAGgcataagtttgactgaagcccACCTAAATGAACCTAGTACGCTAGAATTAATTGGTCTAGTAACTGAAACCAAACTTTAGCCTGATAGAGTTATGGGCCAAGAAATCTTTCTCGGCAGCTACTGTGAGCTGCTAGCTAGGAATCAGCTCAGTCAGGTAATCAGGTTTAAGTGCCCACAACGGTCTATGCCCAAAACTATAAACTTTATTACATCTAatccatataattttttatgaaatattttaatattgaaAATGTAACAGTTAACCTTCCTAGCCCCACAAAGAAAtccaactgaaaaaaaaaaaaaatctacaaacaTTCTAACAAGATTACCAAGAAATTGATTCCTCCCTTGAGTTTCTTATCCCTCTAGCCGATTAATGTTGGCTCTGTAATCTCTTTTTCGTGATAGCACTTTTGTTCAACTACTAAAAAACTGCTATATATTATTGTCAAATATTACatatttcttgaaatagtaaTTTGAATGAATTCATAAGATTATATGATGAatatgattttctctctccacctccccccccccttcagaGCTTGCTTATACAATGGTTGTGACGGAAAAATGCGATGTTTATAGCTTTGGGGTATTGACACTAGAGACAATTATGGGAAGGCATCCAGGCGAACTCATCTCTTCCTTATCATCgttgccaagagaaaaagaTATAACACTTGAGGATGTGTTAGATCCACGTCTCCCACCACCAACACAATTGGTAGCACGAGATCTGACTTTCTCAATGATGCTTGGAATTGCATGCTTGCGTAGCAATCCAAAATCTCGTCCATCTATGCAATACGTGTCTCTGGAACTAGGAAATCCTATGAACCCTGATTGCAACACTTCCACACAAGTTCATTGTGGTTAGGCAtttcaaaataaattcaaatccaTAGAGTTTCAAGTAAGTGGATCTCACTTTGCTCCGGTGTTTTCTTGTTGTATTTAAGGTATTGTTAGTTTCTTTCTTAGATTGAACCTCCTTTTTTCTTAATGTATTCTTATGTTGAACCTTTAAGACATTGTttcttgaatttaaataaaagttCTTTAGAATGGATTATGATTTACAGCAACTAAGTATGTCATTATAAAATCTTCTTATACAAATAGCTATTTTATCCCTTCTTGAATTATATGATCATTCTCGACCAAGAATGCTTatattccaaatcaaatgaccaaGATTGATTATATTCCAAGAAATATATGTTTTACAGTCATATTGGTTTTGCTTTTTTTGGACTTTGGACTATAACGAATTCATGGCTAAGATAATCTCAAACTATAGCTGTGACTAGTTATGTCAAAGTGAAATGACAACAAAGTGGGTTTTTATTTAGTAAATATTGAAATTGGACTGTGTTTTCCTCAAGCTATGGTGACAGAGGAATTCCTTCACCGATGACCATCATTGCTGGGTTTCCTCCTTAAAATAATGCTGCATTAGTTTGTACATTAGTGAGAAAGAAGTTAATTCCCCCCACAATTATTGCACTTGGATATATGTTGATAAACAGTACAAAGAGCATTTTGACTCAACAGTCAATAATGATGAGCTTCAAGATCCGGATCTTGGAATCAGGATTCAGATCGATTTTGGGTGATTTCTAGAATCTATATCAGTCTAAATTGATCCCAAAGGTAGTGCTTTAAATGTATTttcgttttttgttttttgtttttggttttttgttttgttttgttttttttgtttttttttttacaacatGTTTTTTCATATGCTTTTCAAGGGTATGGGAAAAAAAGGCAAACGACAAGCATTCCCATTCTAAACACGTTTCTGattttttagcatttttttaagatttgacttgttgaacataatgtctattTAATTGATATTATCTCTTTTCCCCGAATTTCGACCAACCTGATTCTCTCGTCAACATGAAGCTAACTCAAaggcctatatttctcatgacaTCACCTTTAACTCAAATTTAATACACAGACATAtaccatttttttaattgtttaaaacCCTCATCATTCATTCCCCTTTTTTGTCGTTCCTGTTTAACTCTAAATAGAGAGAAAACCATCAAAATTTCAATGTTTCAAACCACAATACACTCAACCATCTCCCAATTCACCAAAGAGAAACCAAAGATTGAAACGAAGTACCTGATAGCTAAGGTGcatcaaattcaaaaaattgtgtCAGGCAACAATACCTTGTTCTTGAAGTCTATAAATTCCATCACTGATGCAACAAGCAcacaaaaaaatggagaaatattTTCCATATGAAACTACGATGGGACGATTGCATACAGCGACATCATGGAAGCTACAGAAGAATTTGACATCAAATATTGCATTGGCACTGGAGGTTATGGGAGTGTTTACGTAGCAAAGCTACCTACTGGAAAAGTAGTAGCTGTGAAAAAGCTTCATCGAATAGAAGTTGAAGAGAAAGACTATGAGAAGAGCTTCACTAATAAGATACATGTATTAACAAGAATACGGCATCGAAACATTGTGAAATTTTATGGATTTTGCTCTCATCCAAGGTGTAATTTTTTAGTTTATGAATACATAGCCAGAGGAAGCTTAGCTTGTGTTCTTGGAAATGAAGCAGAAGCTATGGAATTGGATTGGAGGAAGCGTATAAATGTCATCAAAGGGACCGCTTATGCTTTATCTTACTTGCATCATGACTGCACCCCCCCCATTAATTCATCGGGACATATCGAGCAACAGCGTCTTGTTGGATGCGGATCTTGAGCCTCATGTTGCTGACTTTGGAACTTCTAGATTTCTAAATCCTAATTCATCCAACCGCACTATACCGGCAGACACATATGGATATATTGCTCCAGGTAAGTAACcatatcttcttccttttccatgCTTGTAATTATATGATTATTGTTAATGTTTGGACCATTCAATCATTTTTAGCactaaaattcaagaatttaCCATCTGAATAGGGCACACAAAAGCACACAATGAAGCAGGGCATCAGTAATGTGAAGTTAGACTGAAGCCCACCCAGATGAACCTAGAAGGCTAGAATTAATTGGTTTAATAACTGCAACCAAACTTTAGCCTGATAGAGTTATGGGCCAAGAGATCTTTCTGGGCAGCAACTATGAGCTTTGGAATCAGCTCAGTCAGGTTTAAGTGCCCACAACGGTCTATGCCCAAAACCATCAACTCTATTACATATAACACATATTAAAATTaaatgattacccacttttgggtttctttttacaaaattacccatcaaaagtttcagttaacaaaaatacccaaaattaggttttcctttacaaaattacccacttaaagtttaagttaacaaaaaaatccaaaattgagtttgggtttacaaaactacccactcaaagttttagtaataaaaaaatacacattatatgtggaagatgaagaatcactattttgggtagttttgtaaacccaaacctgattttgggtatttttgttaaccgaaactttgggtgggtagttttgtaaacccaaacataattttggatatttttgttaaccaaaactttttgtgggtaattttgtaaagggaaactcaaaagtggataatcatgtaattttctctatttttttttttcctgattctcATTAATTTCTTGTACTTTTCATAAACAAAATCATGGTTAAACTCAAATTCAAGCTTAGGCCATCTAAAATAATTCAATTTCTCAGGTCAAGTATCCACTTATCTACAAGTATACCCATCTGAATTTtagtttcatgatttttaatggTTAGCCCAAGTCTAAAGGCCAATATCTTATGATGTGTTCAAGCCACTACATACTAATTGGTCTACACATAGTAAGCAAAAAGGGGAAcgtaaaaaaaagggaaacagacggtatgggttttaaacaataaatttttctaatgatatGGTCAAATAAACagtcaaaaaaatagagaacgataaaaattagaaacagatAGTACAGGTTTTAAacatgtagatttcaaacaaacaggactaaaaaaatggtagtatactcatataaattaagaaattattatataaatatctgcatctagtgttcaaaacaactataatatttaacattaatgcctatacatcccatgtcttattataagttttaagacatatcattgaatattatccaacaccaattctaaattcatacactaCACATGCCCAAAGTCGTATTGAGCAATGTGATTAGGTTATGGTATTGTTCATTgctgtcaacatagtcaacacactctcgaagtatatatgttcagttagagttaggagtcatcactttagaaatattttttagcAAATACGTCAGTTTATAGCTCAACTTCGAGATCTgtaaattgaatttgagttgaaggtaaTATTATGAGAAATATAATCCATTTTGTTAGCTTCAaattggtgaaagaatcaagtCTATCaaagtttgggagagagatatgtggtcaattaagtagacattatgttcaaaaatcaaat
This Macadamia integrifolia cultivar HAES 741 chromosome 10, SCU_Mint_v3, whole genome shotgun sequence DNA region includes the following protein-coding sequences:
- the LOC122092233 gene encoding MDIS1-interacting receptor like kinase 2-like, which translates into the protein MEATEEFDIKYCIGTGGYGSVYVAKLPTGKVVAVKKLHRIEVEEKDYEKSFTNKIHVLTRIRHRNIVKFYGFCSHPRCNFLVYEYIARGSLACVLGNEAEAMELDWRKRINVIKGTAYALSYLHHDCTPPINSSGHIEQQRLVGCGS
- the LOC122092231 gene encoding MDIS1-interacting receptor like kinase 2-like, giving the protein MASFIRFVLEMFVVWVAVSFIFVIPLATIAVASQSSSSAPEAKALLNWKPSVLDYSEFPDSWNSNDASPCKWEGIACNAAGRVTEINLTSDYLNTELGNLNFSSFQYLLRLYLSHNGIMGTIPEDIGMLSKLTHLYLSWNSISGKLPSSLANLTGLLELDVSCNEISGEIPPTIGKLSNLNFLCLSQNRINGSIPPEIGDLKNLNQLDLGGNMLSGSIPTQIGNLRNLKELYLSENECTGSIPIEIGDLGWLTLLDLSNNKLSGSLPAQIGSLRNLSELDLSNNEFTGSIPSQIWNLRNLERLELGSNLLSGSIPTQIGNLRNLKGLQLGSNMISGPIPTEIGNLSNLTELDLSNNVFTGPIPTEIGDLEQLTLLNLLDNMLNGSIPAQIWNLRNLERLELGSNSLSGSIPTQIGNLRNLKWLQLGSNMISGPIPTEIGNLSNLTELDLSNNVFTGPIPTEIGDLEQLTLLYLIDNMLNGSIPAQIWNLRNLETLELGRNSLSGSIPTQIGNLRDLNELDLSGNQFTGSIPMEIGDLEHLTRLCLAHNNLSGLIPTQMGKLHFDSLDLDMSYNDLEGPVPDKIALETPPEMWNNNKGLCSNYWKLPCKSSEKKIEKRLKLKIPIIISLSSIIILVAFVTVIVRFLFKQKSINSITDATRTQKNGDIFSIWNYDGTIAYSDIMEATEEFDIKYCIGTGGYGSVYVAMLPTGKVVAVKKLHRKEAEEKAYENSFTNEIHVLTRIRHRNIVKLYGFCSHPRCNFLVYEYIERGSLAYVLGNEEEALELDWRKRIKVIKGIAHALSYLHHDCTPPLIHRDISSNNVLLDADLEPHVADFGTSRFLNPNSSNRTILAGTYGYIAPELAYTMVVTEKCDVYSFGVLTLETIMGRHPGELISSLSSLPREKDITLEDVLDPRLPPPTQLVARDLTFSMMLGIACLRSNPKSRPSMQYVSLELGNPMNPDCNTSTQVHCG